The Streptomyces pactum genome contains a region encoding:
- a CDS encoding PP2C family protein-serine/threonine phosphatase yields MFRKRPAPDGEELLARLASLTTQARELAELRRSQVELAIALQRDMLPADLPAVPGFHLAACYSPAYAGLNVGGDWYDAFVLPDGRLGLSVGDVQGHAIDAAAFMGQIRVGLRALASVTSEPGDLLARTNDLLLTLDKDLFATCTFMRFDPVTGVLESARAGHVPCVWATADGKAEVSEDEGGPPLGVLEGAEYPVTRYRLTTGGVFVLLTDGVVEGPSLSVDEGLERVVRLAGVAAVAGMDAHSLAAAVLKNAELVGHEDDAAVLVVGHDGRAVTP; encoded by the coding sequence ATGTTCCGCAAGCGTCCCGCACCCGACGGTGAAGAGCTGCTGGCCCGGCTGGCATCGCTCACCACTCAGGCACGGGAGCTCGCTGAGCTGCGCCGGTCCCAGGTGGAGCTGGCGATCGCGCTCCAACGTGACATGCTCCCCGCGGACCTGCCCGCGGTACCCGGGTTCCACCTGGCCGCCTGCTATTCGCCCGCGTACGCCGGACTCAACGTGGGCGGTGACTGGTACGACGCCTTCGTGCTCCCCGACGGCCGTCTCGGCCTCTCCGTCGGAGACGTCCAGGGCCACGCCATCGACGCGGCGGCCTTCATGGGGCAGATCCGCGTGGGCCTGCGCGCCCTCGCCTCCGTGACGAGTGAGCCCGGCGACCTGCTCGCCCGTACCAACGACCTTCTCCTCACCCTGGACAAGGACCTCTTCGCCACCTGCACCTTCATGCGCTTCGACCCTGTCACCGGCGTCCTGGAGAGCGCGCGGGCCGGACACGTCCCCTGCGTGTGGGCCACGGCGGACGGCAAGGCGGAGGTCTCCGAGGACGAAGGGGGGCCACCGCTGGGCGTCCTGGAGGGGGCCGAGTATCCCGTGACCCGGTACCGGCTCACGACGGGCGGGGTCTTCGTGCTGCTCACGGACGGCGTGGTGGAGGGGCCTTCCCTGAGCGTCGACGAAGGGCTCGAAAGGGTCGTGCGGCTGGCGGGCGTCGCCGCCGTCGCCGGAATGGACGCGCACTCGCTCGCGGCCGCCGTGCTCAAGAACGCCGAGCTGGTGGGACACGAGGACGACGCGGCCGTGCTCGTCGTCGGCCACGACGGGCGTGCTGTTACGCCGTAG
- a CDS encoding ATP-binding cassette domain-containing protein, with amino-acid sequence MGTTPDRRQPTRPTHGSPGTGPGRVPELLVLVCSVAAAAVAVVQPLVLGRTLDLLLHDGAAGRWLAASAALLVGEVLLDGLTALLTGRCTADWTASIRSRALSGLLHAVPELARPYSPGDVATRLTLNASDAGAAPAARAALAASLLTPSGALVALAVVDVWVAVCVLAGLPALVLVLRAFARDTGVSVGAYQRVQSDIASRLLETMEGAETIAAAGTAARERERVLRPLAELGTLGARMWKLHGKALATGGVLVPLLTVAATAVGGLRLGSGALSVGELLAVCRYAQLAAGFGGAATLVGALVRGRAARERTTTLERLPALSYGTRSLPPGGPGALELRGVRVQREGTEVLRADHVAVPGGLTAAVVGRSGAGKSVLAAVAGRLIDPDQGQVLLDGTPLDLLTRSCLRAEVGFAFARPVLGDRTVAEAVAAGPRTVSPHQVQEAIRLADAEAFVRRLPRAYDTPLADTPLSGGEYQRLGLARAFAHAGRLLVMDDATSSLDTATEHAVEQAQRRSPQAATRLVVAHRPSVAARADLVIWLDDGRVRAVDTHRRLWEEAAYRAVFGTRENGVGPSPTEDRPDGRRGGRTAVLREGTRP; translated from the coding sequence GTGGGAACCACCCCGGACCGACGGCAACCGACGCGTCCGACGCACGGCTCGCCCGGCACCGGCCCAGGACGGGTGCCCGAACTGCTGGTCCTGGTGTGCTCGGTGGCGGCGGCAGCGGTCGCCGTCGTCCAGCCCCTCGTCCTGGGCCGCACTCTGGACCTGCTGCTGCACGACGGCGCCGCCGGCCGCTGGCTCGCGGCGAGCGCCGCACTGCTCGTCGGCGAGGTTCTCCTCGACGGTCTCACCGCGCTGCTCACCGGCCGGTGCACCGCCGACTGGACGGCCTCGATCCGCTCGCGTGCTCTCAGCGGTCTGCTGCACGCCGTGCCGGAACTGGCCCGCCCCTATTCTCCCGGAGACGTCGCGACCCGGCTGACGCTCAACGCCTCCGACGCGGGCGCCGCGCCGGCTGCCAGGGCGGCACTCGCGGCCTCGCTCCTGACTCCGTCCGGCGCGCTGGTCGCACTGGCCGTCGTCGACGTGTGGGTCGCCGTATGTGTGCTGGCCGGACTACCGGCCCTGGTACTGGTGTTGCGGGCGTTCGCGCGAGACACGGGGGTTTCGGTCGGGGCCTATCAGCGGGTCCAGTCGGACATCGCCTCCCGGCTGCTGGAGACGATGGAGGGCGCGGAAACCATCGCCGCCGCCGGGACCGCCGCGCGCGAACGCGAGCGCGTGCTCCGCCCACTGGCCGAACTCGGCACGCTGGGCGCACGCATGTGGAAACTGCACGGAAAGGCGTTGGCCACCGGCGGTGTCCTCGTCCCGCTGCTGACGGTGGCCGCCACCGCGGTGGGTGGCCTGCGGCTCGGCTCGGGTGCCCTGAGCGTCGGCGAACTGCTGGCGGTGTGCCGGTACGCGCAGTTGGCCGCGGGGTTCGGCGGGGCCGCCACTCTGGTCGGCGCGCTGGTGCGGGGCCGCGCGGCGCGCGAGCGCACCACGACGCTGGAACGCCTGCCCGCCCTGTCCTACGGAACCCGGTCCCTGCCGCCGGGAGGCCCGGGTGCCCTCGAACTGCGCGGGGTACGGGTCCAGCGGGAGGGAACGGAAGTCCTGCGGGCGGACCACGTGGCGGTGCCGGGCGGCCTGACCGCCGCGGTCGTGGGGCGCAGCGGCGCCGGCAAGTCCGTCCTGGCCGCCGTCGCCGGCCGGCTGATCGATCCCGACCAGGGCCAGGTCCTGCTGGACGGCACGCCTCTCGATCTTCTGACCCGCTCCTGCCTGCGTGCCGAGGTCGGTTTCGCCTTCGCGCGTCCGGTACTGGGCGACCGCACCGTCGCCGAGGCCGTGGCGGCCGGACCGCGCACCGTGTCACCCCACCAGGTTCAGGAGGCGATTCGCCTCGCGGACGCCGAAGCCTTCGTACGCCGGCTTCCGCGGGCCTACGACACCCCGCTCGCCGACACGCCCCTTTCCGGCGGCGAGTACCAGCGGCTGGGCCTGGCGCGGGCCTTCGCCCACGCGGGCAGGCTGCTGGTGATGGACGACGCGACCTCCAGCCTCGACACGGCCACGGAGCACGCGGTGGAACAGGCTCAGCGCCGCTCGCCCCAAGCCGCCACACGACTGGTCGTGGCGCACCGCCCGTCGGTCGCGGCCCGGGCCGATCTCGTGATCTGGCTGGACGACGGCCGGGTGCGGGCGGTGGACACCCATCGGCGCCTGTGGGAGGAGGCGGCCTACCGGGCGGTGTTCGGTACGAGGGAGAACGGTGTCGGGCCGTCGCCCACCGAGGACCGCCCTGACGGGCGCCGTGGCGGACGGACCGCCGTTCTGCGCGAAGGGACACGACCGTGA
- a CDS encoding response regulator transcription factor, with protein sequence MVRVLVVHDATLLRSALVQLLRSADGLEVSSMPSRGEDPDGNDLPAEVCVVDGDCLEGSPSDAGPAPFWDRCGARLVVLAAPERPGVLRKAFDAGALGFVDKDASSERLITAVHTVAKGERFLDERLTVALLRASEMPLTARELSVVFQASQGASVAEIAACLHLSRGTVRNYLASAIRKVGARNRVDAIRIVQNSGWM encoded by the coding sequence ATGGTCCGTGTTCTTGTGGTGCACGACGCGACGCTGCTGCGGTCGGCGCTGGTGCAACTGCTGCGGTCCGCCGACGGACTCGAGGTGTCGTCCATGCCCTCCCGCGGTGAGGACCCGGACGGCAACGACTTACCCGCGGAAGTGTGCGTGGTCGACGGCGACTGTCTGGAAGGATCGCCGAGCGACGCCGGCCCAGCACCCTTCTGGGACCGGTGCGGGGCGCGGCTGGTCGTCCTCGCCGCACCGGAGCGGCCGGGTGTGCTGCGCAAGGCGTTCGACGCCGGAGCGCTCGGCTTCGTGGACAAGGACGCCTCCTCGGAGCGGCTGATCACCGCGGTGCACACGGTGGCCAAGGGGGAGCGGTTCCTCGACGAGCGGCTCACCGTCGCACTGCTGCGGGCCTCCGAGATGCCGCTGACGGCCCGTGAGCTGAGCGTCGTGTTCCAGGCGTCGCAGGGGGCCTCCGTCGCCGAGATCGCCGCGTGCCTGCATCTGTCCCGGGGGACCGTCCGCAACTACCTGGCCAGCGCGATCCGGAAGGTCGGGGCGCGCAACCGCGTGGACGCGATCCGCATCGTGCAGAACTCCGGCTGGATGTGA
- a CDS encoding SapB/AmfS family lanthipeptide: MNLFEMQSMETPKEEAMGDVETGSRASLLLCGDSSLSVTTCN; this comes from the coding sequence ATGAACCTGTTCGAGATGCAGTCGATGGAGACCCCCAAGGAAGAGGCCATGGGCGACGTGGAGACCGGCAGCCGCGCGAGCCTGCTGCTCTGCGGCGACAGCAGCCTCAGCGTCACGACGTGTAACTGA
- a CDS encoding VOC family protein, translating to MKIHLTSVFVEDQAKALHFYTEILGFVKKHDVPVGERDRWLTVVSPDEPDGTELLLEPAGHPAVKAYRDALVEDGIPLAQFAVDDVRAEYERLRGLGVHFTQEPLEMGPVTTAVLDDTCGNLIQIATQPR from the coding sequence GTGAAGATCCATCTGACCAGCGTTTTCGTCGAGGACCAGGCCAAGGCTCTGCACTTCTACACCGAGATTCTCGGTTTCGTGAAGAAGCACGACGTGCCGGTGGGGGAGCGGGACCGGTGGCTGACCGTCGTGTCGCCCGACGAGCCCGACGGCACCGAACTCCTCCTGGAGCCCGCCGGCCACCCGGCCGTCAAGGCCTACCGCGACGCGCTCGTCGAGGACGGCATCCCGCTGGCCCAGTTCGCCGTCGACGACGTGCGGGCGGAGTACGAGCGCCTGCGCGGCCTGGGCGTTCACTTCACCCAGGAACCCCTGGAAATGGGCCCCGTCACCACCGCCGTCCTCGACGACACCTGCGGCAACCTCATCCAGATCGCGACGCAGCCGCGGTGA
- a CDS encoding ATP-binding cassette domain-containing protein, with protein MTSTDERRAGKRRRGSGPGPLRRVGPSARRFLAGRKTVLVRLAGWSLAESAQTFVVGYGVAQAVDRGFLAGDTLTGLGWLGVAACAVVLGAPVVRGVFAQLAGLTEPLRDGLVRRAVDQSMARALSRPGGGDRAAVSRLTNQVEIVRDSFAGLVLTVRSFVFTAAGALVGLFSLDPALLVVVLPPLAGGLALFLATLRPMAAAQRRALTADEALGDHVTRTRGALRDLTACGTQPEAARSGARLVADAAAASRVLARWAAVRTLALGVSGQLPVLLLLVAVPWLRDRGVTTGALLGAFTYLAQALLPALHTLMTAIGAAGTRLLVVLDRFTAPQAHPSVTGAAPRTPLPGRAGPPQQGRSSLPPAPPPSRQVPAVELSAVTAGYGARTEPVLDALDLRVEEGEHLAVVGPSGIGKSTLTRLVAGMFAPRSGVVRVNGRTVAGRSAAELAALRVLVPQQAYVFTGSVRDNLAYLRPDASAADVEAAVRDLGAAPLVERLGGLDAPLRPDDLSQGERQLIVLARAHLSTARLLLLDEATCHLDAASEARAEAALARRPGTLLVVAHRMSSAVRADRILVLDGVRAAHGTHRELLERSPLYRDLVGHWSRTRA; from the coding sequence GTGACATCCACCGACGAACGGCGTGCGGGGAAGCGCCGGCGTGGCTCGGGGCCCGGGCCCCTGCGCCGGGTCGGCCCGTCCGCCCGCCGTTTCCTGGCCGGACGCAAGACGGTCCTCGTGCGGCTCGCGGGATGGTCACTGGCCGAGTCGGCACAGACGTTCGTGGTCGGTTACGGCGTCGCCCAGGCCGTCGACCGGGGGTTCCTCGCCGGTGACACCCTCACGGGTCTCGGCTGGCTCGGGGTGGCCGCCTGCGCCGTGGTGCTCGGCGCGCCCGTGGTCAGGGGCGTCTTCGCGCAACTGGCCGGGCTGACGGAACCGCTGCGCGACGGGCTCGTGCGGCGGGCGGTCGACCAGTCCATGGCCCGCGCCCTGTCCCGCCCCGGCGGCGGGGACCGCGCCGCCGTCTCACGGCTCACGAACCAGGTCGAGATCGTGCGGGACAGCTTCGCCGGGCTCGTCCTCACCGTCCGCTCGTTCGTGTTCACCGCGGCCGGAGCGCTCGTGGGGCTGTTCTCGCTGGACCCGGCGCTCCTGGTCGTCGTCCTGCCGCCACTCGCCGGCGGCCTGGCCCTGTTCCTGGCGACGCTGCGGCCCATGGCGGCGGCGCAGCGGCGGGCTCTCACCGCGGACGAGGCACTGGGCGATCACGTCACCCGGACCCGTGGAGCGCTGCGTGACCTCACCGCCTGCGGCACCCAGCCGGAGGCGGCACGAAGCGGAGCACGACTCGTGGCGGACGCCGCCGCCGCGTCCCGGGTCCTCGCCCGCTGGGCCGCGGTGCGCACCCTCGCCCTCGGCGTCTCGGGACAGCTCCCCGTACTGCTCCTGCTGGTCGCCGTGCCCTGGCTGCGCGACAGGGGGGTCACGACCGGCGCCCTGCTCGGAGCGTTCACCTACCTCGCCCAGGCTCTGCTGCCCGCCCTGCACACCCTCATGACCGCGATCGGCGCTGCCGGCACCCGGCTGCTCGTGGTCCTGGACCGCTTCACCGCGCCGCAGGCGCACCCGTCCGTCACCGGTGCGGCGCCGCGTACGCCCCTGCCCGGGCGTGCCGGGCCGCCGCAGCAGGGCCGCTCCTCGCTCCCGCCGGCTCCGCCGCCGTCGCGGCAGGTCCCCGCCGTGGAACTGAGCGCGGTGACCGCGGGCTACGGCGCCCGGACGGAGCCGGTCCTCGACGCGCTGGATCTGCGCGTCGAGGAAGGCGAGCACCTGGCCGTCGTCGGTCCCAGCGGCATCGGCAAGTCGACCCTCACCCGCCTCGTCGCCGGGATGTTCGCGCCGAGGAGCGGAGTGGTTCGGGTGAACGGCCGAACGGTCGCCGGCCGCAGTGCGGCGGAACTCGCCGCACTGCGCGTCCTGGTGCCCCAGCAGGCGTACGTCTTCACGGGTTCGGTCCGGGACAACCTCGCCTACCTGCGGCCGGACGCCTCCGCGGCGGACGTCGAGGCCGCCGTGCGAGACCTCGGAGCGGCCCCTCTCGTCGAGCGTCTGGGAGGGCTCGACGCGCCGCTGCGCCCCGACGACCTCTCGCAGGGCGAGCGGCAACTGATCGTCCTGGCGCGCGCTCACCTGTCCACGGCTCGACTGCTCCTGCTCGACGAGGCGACCTGCCATCTCGACGCGGCGTCCGAGGCACGTGCCGAGGCGGCGCTCGCACGGCGGCCCGGAACGCTTCTCGTCGTGGCGCACCGCATGTCGTCCGCGGTCCGGGCCGACCGGATTCTGGTGCTGGACGGCGTCCGGGCGGCCCACGGAACGCACCGGGAACTCCTGGAGCGGTCCCCCCTCTACCGCGACCTGGTGGGGCACTGGAGCCGGACCCGGGCATGA
- a CDS encoding ArsR/SmtB family transcription factor, with amino-acid sequence MADDLFKALADRTRRTILDELAEKSGQTLFEICSRLSMKHRLGISRQAVSQHLAVLEAAGLVETRREGRYKFHELNTAPLRQITERWLVPDTMPDTSAPEESTP; translated from the coding sequence TTGGCCGACCGGACCCGCCGCACCATCCTCGACGAGCTTGCCGAGAAGTCCGGACAGACACTGTTCGAGATCTGTTCGCGACTGAGCATGAAGCACCGGCTCGGCATCTCGCGTCAGGCGGTCTCCCAGCACCTGGCCGTGCTGGAGGCCGCCGGGCTGGTCGAGACCCGGCGGGAGGGCCGCTACAAGTTCCACGAGCTGAACACGGCCCCGCTGCGGCAAATCACCGAGCGATGGCTCGTGCCCGACACCATGCCCGACACCTCCGCACCGGAAGAGAGCACCCCGTGA
- a CDS encoding pentapeptide repeat-containing protein, producing MVVLGVVFVVLPAVVVDHDIAGSSVAAQDRLKAVNDVRTTLLQVLAGLVVLFGAYATWRQVRVSQESLRATQEGYVTDRFSRAVDQLGSDKVDVRIGGLHALRRIAEQSARDRDAIVSIQAAYLRTRLPWPPTGPESPADVAINDVAPLETRVADAQVALTGLGAVCRYREESWVNLSVTDLRRADCDGLRLPEVNLDRACMEAAGLYHADLTQASLVSVNLRHADLTTAILRRVRCVLADLRGAKLVETDLRDADFTETDLREANLRKADARGAVFHRADLRMTDLRGSDLSTADLAEARLTGALASEHTRWPTGFDRSAAGVVHADDPGPEPSPLLQPPGMTWQAPPLRSTP from the coding sequence CTGGTCGTTCTGGGCGTGGTGTTCGTCGTCCTGCCCGCTGTGGTGGTCGATCACGATATCGCCGGATCGAGCGTGGCCGCGCAGGACCGGCTGAAGGCGGTGAACGATGTCCGCACGACGCTTCTGCAGGTACTCGCCGGTCTCGTCGTACTCTTCGGCGCGTACGCCACGTGGCGGCAGGTGCGGGTGAGCCAGGAAAGTCTGCGCGCCACCCAGGAGGGCTACGTCACGGATCGGTTCAGCCGGGCGGTCGACCAGCTCGGCAGCGACAAGGTGGACGTCCGCATCGGCGGGTTGCACGCCCTGCGGCGGATCGCGGAGCAGTCCGCGCGCGACCGGGACGCCATCGTCTCGATCCAGGCCGCGTACCTGCGTACTCGCCTGCCCTGGCCGCCCACCGGGCCCGAATCGCCGGCGGACGTGGCCATCAACGACGTGGCACCGCTGGAGACCCGCGTCGCCGACGCTCAGGTGGCGCTGACCGGGCTCGGCGCCGTGTGCCGGTACCGGGAGGAGTCCTGGGTCAACCTCAGCGTCACCGACCTACGCCGGGCCGACTGCGACGGGCTGCGGTTGCCCGAGGTCAACCTCGACCGCGCCTGCATGGAGGCGGCGGGCCTGTACCACGCCGATCTGACCCAGGCCTCCCTGGTCTCGGTCAATCTGCGGCACGCCGATCTCACGACGGCGATTCTGCGGCGGGTTCGTTGCGTTCTGGCGGACCTGCGGGGTGCGAAACTGGTCGAAACCGATCTGCGTGACGCCGACTTCACCGAGACCGACCTGCGCGAGGCCAACCTGCGCAAGGCCGACGCGCGTGGCGCCGTCTTCCACCGCGCCGACCTCCGCATGACCGACCTGCGGGGAAGCGACCTGAGCACGGCCGACCTCGCCGAAGCGCGGCTGACCGGTGCCCTGGCCAGCGAACACACGCGGTGGCCCACAGGTTTCGACCGCTCGGCCGCCGGGGTCGTCCACGCCGACGACCCCGGCCCCGAGCCCTCGCCCCTTCTTCAGCCGCCGGGCATGACGTGGCAGGCGCCGCCGCTGCGGTCGACACCGTGA
- the lanKC gene encoding class III lanthionine synthetase LanKC has product MNKGYAVYCDADPHFYDAPHRTGPGTRAADTRYAAAGLPVPAGWQRGESGDWLALRPLDAVLPPQGWKIHVSACLENAESVLERVRHHCVERGVAFKFVPSRYLLHQRNAKYADRAGSGKFITVYPADEEQFEHLVGELAALLDGEPGPHILSDLRIGAGPVHVRYGSFTRRNCYDENGELRPAVADPEGVLVPDFRGPVFRVPDWVDVPAFLRPHVEARATVTLTDIPYTVESALHFSNGGGVYRARDTRTGAVVVLKEARPYAGLAADGADAVTRLHRERRALEQLSGLSCTPEVLDSFTVGDHHFLVLEYLDGKPLNTFFARRHPLIEADPDDRRLTGYTEWALDVHARVERAVEEVHARGVVFNDLHLFNIMIRDDGRVALLDFEAAHRVDEPGRQTVAHPGFVAPPGRRGTAVDRYALACLRLALFLPLTSLLALDRRKAEHLADVVARQFPVDRAFLDAALDEIADASGRRPAARPATEHFVPVAPGDWPRSRDSMTAAVRAAATPSREDRLFPGDVAQFATAGGGLSFGYGAAGVLYALAESGAERDEGEEQWLLDRTKEPPSGMPLGFHDGIAGVAWTLDHLGHRARALDLTRLLLEHPFDDLAADLHSGTAGVGLALDSLAASTGDAALHHAAVRCAELSARCLRAGTPGRGPEGRARAGLLHGATGSALLFLRLYERTGDTGLLDLAGVALRQDLARCVRGAGGALQVDEGWRTMPYLGAGSVGIGMVLDDYLAHRADERFERARDEIVRAAQAMFYAQPGLYRGVAGMVLYLGRTTATGPGTGAAAVRRQIDALTWHAMSYRGHLAFPGEQMMRLSMDLSTGTAGCLLAVASVHGDRPAGLPFLPPPRQEPRPTSRSRTGP; this is encoded by the coding sequence GTGAACAAGGGCTACGCCGTGTACTGCGACGCGGACCCGCACTTCTACGACGCGCCGCATCGCACCGGCCCCGGCACCCGAGCGGCCGACACCCGGTACGCCGCGGCCGGCCTGCCCGTACCTGCGGGATGGCAGCGCGGGGAGAGCGGCGACTGGCTCGCTCTGCGCCCGCTGGACGCCGTACTGCCGCCGCAGGGTTGGAAGATCCACGTCTCCGCCTGCCTGGAGAACGCCGAATCCGTCCTGGAGCGCGTACGGCACCACTGCGTCGAGCGCGGCGTCGCGTTCAAGTTCGTGCCGAGCCGCTATCTGCTGCACCAGCGCAACGCCAAGTACGCGGACCGGGCCGGCAGCGGCAAGTTCATCACCGTGTACCCGGCGGACGAGGAGCAGTTCGAACACCTCGTGGGCGAGTTGGCCGCGCTGCTGGACGGCGAGCCCGGCCCGCACATCCTGAGCGACCTCAGGATCGGTGCCGGCCCGGTGCACGTGCGCTACGGCAGCTTCACCCGCCGCAACTGCTACGACGAGAACGGGGAGCTGCGGCCGGCCGTCGCGGACCCCGAGGGAGTACTCGTCCCCGACTTCCGCGGTCCGGTGTTCCGCGTCCCCGACTGGGTGGACGTGCCCGCCTTCCTGCGGCCCCACGTCGAGGCGCGGGCGACGGTGACGCTGACCGACATCCCGTACACCGTCGAGTCGGCGCTGCACTTCTCCAACGGCGGCGGTGTCTACCGGGCGCGGGACACCCGTACCGGTGCGGTCGTGGTCCTCAAGGAGGCCCGCCCGTACGCCGGTCTGGCGGCCGACGGTGCCGACGCGGTGACCCGGCTGCACCGCGAACGCCGGGCCCTGGAGCAGTTGTCGGGCCTGTCCTGTACGCCCGAGGTGCTGGACAGCTTCACCGTCGGGGACCACCACTTCCTGGTGCTGGAGTATCTCGACGGCAAGCCTCTCAACACCTTCTTCGCCCGTCGGCATCCGCTCATCGAGGCCGATCCCGACGACCGGCGGCTGACCGGGTACACCGAGTGGGCGCTCGATGTCCACGCCCGGGTCGAGCGAGCCGTCGAGGAGGTGCACGCACGCGGCGTGGTCTTCAACGACCTGCATCTCTTCAACATCATGATCCGCGACGACGGGCGGGTGGCCCTGCTGGACTTCGAGGCCGCCCACCGCGTGGACGAGCCGGGCCGGCAGACGGTCGCCCATCCCGGGTTCGTGGCACCGCCCGGCCGACGGGGCACCGCTGTGGACCGTTACGCGCTGGCCTGCCTGCGCCTGGCCCTGTTCCTGCCGCTGACCAGTCTGCTTGCCCTGGACCGGCGCAAGGCGGAGCACCTCGCCGACGTGGTGGCACGGCAGTTCCCCGTGGACCGCGCCTTCCTGGACGCGGCGCTCGACGAGATCGCCGACGCTTCCGGTCGGCGACCGGCGGCACGACCGGCGACCGAGCACTTCGTCCCCGTGGCACCGGGTGACTGGCCCCGCAGCCGGGACTCGATGACGGCGGCCGTCCGCGCGGCGGCCACTCCTTCGCGCGAGGACCGCCTCTTCCCCGGCGACGTCGCTCAGTTCGCCACCGCGGGCGGAGGGCTCTCGTTCGGATACGGAGCGGCCGGTGTGCTGTACGCCCTGGCCGAGAGCGGGGCGGAGCGCGACGAGGGCGAGGAGCAGTGGCTGCTCGACCGGACCAAGGAACCGCCCTCGGGGATGCCGCTCGGCTTCCACGACGGGATCGCGGGAGTCGCCTGGACCCTGGACCACCTCGGTCATCGGGCCCGGGCGCTCGACCTCACCCGGTTGCTCCTCGAGCATCCCTTCGACGACCTCGCCGCGGACCTCCACAGCGGGACGGCCGGAGTGGGCCTGGCGCTGGACTCCCTGGCCGCCTCCACCGGCGACGCCGCCCTGCACCACGCGGCCGTGCGGTGTGCCGAGCTGAGCGCCCGGTGCCTGCGGGCCGGCACTCCGGGCCGGGGGCCCGAAGGCCGGGCCCGGGCCGGTCTGCTGCACGGCGCGACGGGCAGCGCCCTGTTGTTCCTGCGCCTGTACGAACGCACCGGTGACACCGGTCTGCTGGACCTCGCGGGCGTCGCACTGCGCCAGGACCTCGCGCGCTGCGTCCGTGGCGCGGGGGGTGCCCTCCAGGTGGACGAGGGCTGGCGCACCATGCCGTACCTCGGTGCCGGCAGCGTGGGCATCGGCATGGTGCTCGACGACTACCTGGCACACCGCGCCGACGAGCGGTTCGAGCGGGCCCGGGACGAGATCGTGCGCGCGGCCCAGGCCATGTTCTACGCCCAGCCGGGGCTCTACCGCGGTGTGGCCGGCATGGTGCTGTACCTCGGCCGTACGACGGCCACCGGGCCGGGCACGGGGGCAGCGGCCGTCCGGCGCCAGATCGACGCGCTGACCTGGCACGCCATGTCCTACCGCGGCCACCTCGCCTTCCCTGGCGAGCAGATGATGCGCCTGTCCATGGACCTCTCCACCGGAACGGCCGGATGCCTGCTGGCCGTCGCGTCCGTCCACGGCGACCGGCCCGCCGGCCTGCCGTTCCTCCCACCGCCGCGGCAGGAGCCGCGGCCCACGAGCCGGTCCCGTACGGGGCCGTGA
- a CDS encoding MASE1 domain-containing protein: protein MAAVVGIRAWPRPVVFVGETLLVSVCYYVAGRLGLSQQLVADGAVVTPIWPPTGVAVACLLLFGLRCAPGIALGALLVVASLTAPRLSAAGIVLGNTIAPVCALLMLRAVGFRVSLSRLRDGVALVFLGALTAMLISSGVGVGMLVLTDKLAADDFWLVWLAWWVGDAMGVVLVTPLLLLLHRARRSPPSGRWGEAVGLALVVCVLVPVVTYSSISVLFLVYPLLIWAALRFQLAGGMPCALYASVMTTVAARDEAGSFGALTDIETMMKLQAFNGTLGLTALLLSAVITEQINTRRSVERACHELVEALQHLNAGGSGNTGPPGRGAG from the coding sequence ATGGCTGCTGTGGTGGGTATCCGGGCTTGGCCGCGACCGGTCGTCTTCGTCGGCGAGACGTTGCTCGTCTCCGTCTGCTACTACGTGGCGGGACGACTGGGGCTCTCGCAGCAACTGGTCGCGGACGGCGCGGTGGTCACGCCCATCTGGCCGCCGACCGGTGTCGCGGTGGCCTGTCTGCTGCTGTTCGGACTGCGGTGCGCACCCGGTATCGCCCTCGGTGCCCTGCTGGTGGTCGCGTCGCTGACCGCTCCCCGCCTGTCCGCCGCCGGGATCGTGCTCGGCAACACCATCGCGCCCGTGTGCGCCCTTCTGATGCTGCGCGCGGTGGGGTTCCGGGTGAGCCTGAGCCGCTTGCGCGACGGTGTGGCGCTCGTGTTCCTCGGAGCGCTGACCGCCATGCTGATCAGCTCGGGCGTGGGCGTCGGCATGCTCGTCCTCACGGACAAACTCGCCGCCGACGACTTCTGGCTCGTCTGGCTGGCGTGGTGGGTGGGTGACGCCATGGGCGTCGTGCTCGTCACTCCGCTGCTGCTTCTGCTGCACCGGGCCCGCCGGTCACCCCCGTCCGGCCGATGGGGCGAGGCCGTGGGTCTCGCCCTCGTCGTGTGCGTCCTGGTGCCGGTCGTCACGTACAGCTCGATCAGCGTCCTGTTCCTGGTGTATCCGCTGCTGATCTGGGCCGCGCTGCGTTTCCAGCTCGCCGGCGGCATGCCGTGCGCCCTGTACGCCTCCGTGATGACCACCGTCGCCGCCAGGGACGAGGCCGGTTCCTTCGGCGCGCTGACCGACATCGAGACGATGATGAAGCTTCAGGCGTTCAACGGGACCCTGGGCCTGACCGCCCTCCTGCTGTCCGCCGTGATCACGGAACAGATCAACACCAGACGGTCGGTGGAACGGGCCTGCCACGAACTGGTCGAGGCGTTGCAGCATCTGAACGCCGGGGGTTCCGGGAACACGGGGCCGCCCGGCCGGGGCGCCGGGTGA